Proteins from a single region of Pseudodesulfovibrio portus:
- the dksA gene encoding RNA polymerase-binding protein DksA produces the protein MDAKDLQFFKQTLNGMLDDILKKSEATIEDMTESGEVYADPADRATAESDRAFTLRLRDRERKLIKKIQKAIDRIDDGEFGLCQECGDEISIPRLKARPMTTLCINCKSKQEEDEAVRGD, from the coding sequence ATGGACGCAAAAGACCTGCAATTCTTCAAGCAAACACTGAACGGCATGCTCGATGACATCCTCAAGAAGAGCGAGGCGACCATCGAGGACATGACGGAATCGGGCGAAGTGTATGCCGATCCGGCAGACCGCGCCACTGCGGAATCCGACCGCGCATTCACCCTCCGGCTCCGTGATCGTGAACGCAAGCTGATCAAGAAGATCCAAAAGGCCATTGATCGCATCGATGATGGCGAGTTCGGCCTCTGCCAGGAGTGCGGCGACGAGATTTCGATCCCGCGCCTGAAGGCCCGGCCCATGACCACGCTCTGCATCAACTGCAAGAGCAAACAGGAAGAGGACGAGGCCGTTCGCGGCGACTAG
- a CDS encoding NFACT RNA binding domain-containing protein: protein MEANFFRFLTAELALELTGRRIDKVFAPAPGIWTLKIQNTGEPLHLLFRPAKTAGLLFLSATKPANPPDAPAMAMWFRKRLRNRKIINTLAHWPSLRLALELTPRAEPDAGNWLILDCRTGMELTDDLPDDFTVQPEWPALEDVLNDPDIWRDYPHISPPLRQALKALPEDEAHQLYFTIATGAASEFHLAQSRAGWSPPMAWTSGRDGEERFDSALAAANAYGERTLFSLLEMEEDKPQKTLLKRARKKVNRNLKRLDEEEARLKALAAEQAMAEALQAELYRFKDAEGLEEITVTHPVHGKMLVPLNPHLSPIENMEKYFKLAAKAQRGFPHIKRRRRELLRELAQIEDGSYEFHPSQVQHDIPLPDGPPALPKRYHGLAVSLFKSSDGLTIIRGKNKKANHDILSKAASPFDYWFHVADGPSSHIILKRDHPGQEVPETTLTEAAILCGLKSYRSEDGKADVMYALVKDVRKVKGFNIGQVAVDRKLGTLRVELDPDLETKLT, encoded by the coding sequence ATGGAAGCCAATTTTTTTCGCTTCCTGACCGCTGAGCTTGCGCTTGAGCTGACCGGTCGACGCATCGACAAGGTGTTCGCTCCCGCGCCCGGTATCTGGACACTCAAAATCCAGAACACCGGCGAACCGCTCCACCTGCTATTCCGGCCCGCCAAAACGGCGGGCCTTTTATTTCTGTCCGCCACCAAACCCGCCAACCCGCCGGACGCGCCGGCCATGGCCATGTGGTTCCGCAAACGTCTCAGGAACCGCAAGATCATCAATACCCTCGCCCACTGGCCGAGCCTGCGCCTGGCCCTTGAGCTCACGCCCCGGGCGGAGCCGGACGCCGGGAACTGGCTCATTCTCGACTGCCGCACCGGCATGGAGCTGACGGACGATCTCCCGGACGATTTCACCGTTCAGCCGGAATGGCCCGCCCTGGAAGACGTGTTGAACGACCCTGACATCTGGCGCGACTACCCGCACATCTCGCCGCCCCTGCGCCAGGCGCTCAAGGCCCTGCCCGAGGACGAGGCCCACCAGCTCTATTTCACCATCGCCACGGGAGCGGCATCCGAATTCCACCTGGCCCAATCGCGGGCAGGCTGGTCACCGCCCATGGCCTGGACCTCGGGAAGGGACGGGGAAGAGCGCTTCGATTCCGCCCTGGCCGCAGCAAACGCCTACGGCGAGCGCACCCTATTCTCCCTGCTGGAGATGGAAGAGGACAAGCCGCAGAAGACGCTTTTGAAGAGGGCCAGGAAAAAGGTGAACCGCAACCTGAAAAGGCTGGACGAAGAAGAGGCTCGATTGAAAGCGCTGGCCGCCGAACAGGCCATGGCCGAGGCGCTCCAGGCCGAGCTGTACCGCTTCAAGGATGCCGAAGGGCTTGAAGAGATCACGGTCACCCACCCGGTGCATGGAAAAATGCTTGTCCCGCTCAACCCCCATCTCTCGCCCATCGAGAACATGGAGAAGTATTTCAAGCTCGCCGCAAAGGCCCAGCGCGGCTTCCCCCACATCAAGCGCAGGCGCAGGGAGCTGCTGCGCGAACTCGCGCAGATCGAGGACGGCAGCTACGAATTCCACCCGTCTCAGGTCCAGCACGACATCCCGCTTCCGGACGGTCCCCCGGCGCTGCCCAAGCGGTATCACGGCCTTGCCGTATCCCTGTTCAAGTCCAGCGACGGCTTGACCATCATCCGGGGCAAGAACAAGAAGGCCAACCACGACATCCTGAGCAAAGCGGCCAGCCCGTTCGACTACTGGTTCCATGTGGCCGACGGACCCAGCTCGCACATCATCCTCAAGCGCGACCATCCGGGCCAGGAAGTACCGGAGACCACGCTCACGGAGGCGGCCATCCTGTGCGGCCTGAAGAGCTACCGCAGCGAGGACGGCAAGGCGGACGTCATGTACGCCCTGGTCAAGGACGTGCGCAAGGTCAAGGGCTTCAACATCGGCCAGGTGGCCGTGGACAGAAAACTGGGCACCCTGCGCGTGGAACTGGACCCGGACCTGGAAACGAAACTGACCTGA